Proteins from a genomic interval of Kaistia defluvii:
- the metG gene encoding methionine--tRNA ligase, producing MGCVYKRSETAVTAPKFYITTAISYPNGVPHIGHAYEMLATDTLARFKRLDGYDVFFLTGTDEHGIKMVQTAARDGINARELADRNVPRFQAMAEALNCSNDDFIRTTEPRHYRASEEIWRRMEANGDIYKDAYAGWYSVRDEAYYAESETEVRADGLRYGPQGTVVDWVEEESYFFRLSAYEDRLLAHYEANRDFIGPDERRNEVVSFVKGGLKDLSISRTTFDWGIPVPSDPKHVMYVWVDALTNYITAVGFPDDKSESFQRYWPADVHVIGKDIVRFHSVYWPAFLFSAGLQPPKRVFAHGFLFNRGEKMSKSLGNVIDPFSLIEHYGVDPVRFFFLREVPFGQDGNYSHEAIINRINADLANDLGNLAQRSLSMIGKNLDGIVPQPGALQPADEEILAAADGLLPTCRTAMDSQQIHHALNAIWGVVAEANRYFANQAPWQLRKTDPERAATVLYVTAEVIRQIAILSQPVMPGSASKLLDLLAVPEAGRSFASLGAAGRLTPGSTLPAPAGVFPRYVEAEEAEKSA from the coding sequence ATGCTGGCAACCGATACGCTGGCGCGCTTCAAGCGGCTGGATGGCTATGACGTCTTCTTCCTGACGGGAACGGACGAGCACGGCATCAAGATGGTGCAGACGGCGGCGCGCGACGGCATCAACGCGCGCGAACTGGCCGATCGCAACGTGCCGCGTTTCCAGGCAATGGCCGAGGCGCTGAACTGCTCCAATGACGACTTCATCCGGACCACCGAGCCGCGCCACTACCGCGCCTCGGAAGAGATCTGGCGCCGCATGGAAGCCAATGGCGACATCTACAAGGATGCCTATGCCGGTTGGTATTCGGTTCGCGACGAGGCCTATTACGCCGAGTCGGAGACCGAGGTCCGCGCCGACGGCCTGCGCTATGGCCCGCAGGGCACTGTGGTCGACTGGGTCGAGGAGGAGAGCTACTTCTTCCGCCTCTCCGCCTATGAGGATCGCCTGCTCGCGCATTACGAAGCCAATCGCGACTTCATCGGCCCGGACGAGCGCCGCAACGAGGTCGTCAGCTTCGTCAAGGGCGGGCTGAAGGACCTTTCGATCTCGCGCACGACCTTCGATTGGGGCATCCCGGTTCCGAGCGATCCGAAGCACGTGATGTATGTCTGGGTCGACGCCCTGACCAACTACATCACCGCGGTCGGCTTCCCGGACGACAAGAGCGAGAGCTTCCAGCGCTACTGGCCGGCCGACGTCCATGTCATTGGCAAGGACATCGTGCGCTTCCATTCGGTCTACTGGCCCGCATTCCTGTTCTCGGCCGGCCTGCAGCCGCCCAAGCGCGTCTTCGCGCATGGCTTCCTGTTCAACCGCGGCGAGAAGATGTCGAAGTCGCTCGGCAACGTCATCGATCCGTTCTCGCTGATCGAGCATTACGGCGTCGATCCGGTCCGCTTCTTCTTCCTGCGCGAAGTTCCCTTCGGCCAGGACGGCAATTACAGCCACGAGGCGATCATCAACCGGATCAATGCGGATCTGGCCAACGACCTCGGCAATCTGGCGCAGCGTTCGCTGTCGATGATCGGCAAGAACCTCGACGGCATCGTTCCGCAGCCGGGCGCCTTGCAGCCGGCCGACGAGGAAATCCTCGCCGCCGCGGATGGCTTGCTGCCGACCTGCCGGACGGCCATGGATTCGCAGCAGATCCATCACGCGCTGAATGCGATCTGGGGCGTCGTCGCCGAGGCGAACCGCTATTTCGCCAACCAGGCGCCGTGGCAACTGCGCAAGACGGATCCGGAGCGCGCCGCAACCGTGCTGTACGTGACGGCCGAGGTGATCCGCCAGATCGCCATCCTGTCGCAGCCGGTGATGCCGGGCTCGGCCTCGAAGCTGCTCGATCTGCTGGCGGTTCCTGAGGCGGGTCGCAGCTTCGCCTCGCTCGGCGCTGCCGGCCGCCTGACGCCCGGATCGACGCTCCCGGCCCCGGCCGGTGTCTTCCCGCGCTATGTCGAGGCGGAAGAGGCTGAAAAGTCCGCATAA